One window of Drosophila busckii strain San Diego stock center, stock number 13000-0081.31 chromosome 3L, ASM1175060v1, whole genome shotgun sequence genomic DNA carries:
- the LOC108598593 gene encoding cell wall integrity and stress response component 1, with protein sequence MYKFSPFKPLGCVALLATLLLALAPTAVESVCNQCYGNHACISNTTFQLCIDGDRKTEYTFECPESKPICSRFGDICKDPSMNPEPGCGDTSNCDVCTKDGGLSCTSLTDFGVCMGGKLLPGRSSCDEGWYCSSTGAAEGKPCVVACDPSEVDVCDKVSEEPSSTTTASPTTETTDIPTTEPNTSSSSSSSSSSSSSSSSSSSAVTDSSPDSSTNPVTSPVTTSTETTVTTEPTEPTPAAFNPNTYCGGIQRAGRFAMPNDTVCNSFVLCSFRASAWTGVVRQCAADKPFFNAAANINTCSTIRPTAAGCV encoded by the exons ATGTACAAGTTTTCACCTTTCAAGCCACTGGGCTGCGTAGCTCTGCTGGCAACCCTACTGCTGGCACTCGCACCCACTGCGGTGGAGTCTGTGTGCAACCAATGCTATGGCAACCACGCCTGCATAAGCAACACCACCTTCCAGCTGTGCATTGATG GTGATCGCAAGACGGAGTACACCTTTGAGTGTCCGGAGTCTAAGCCCATTTGCTCACGATTTGGCGACATCTGCAAGGATCCGAGTATGAACCCCGAGCCCGGCTGTGGCGATACCTCCAACTGTGACGTGTGCACCAAAGATGGCGGCTTATCCTGCACCTCGCTTACAGACTTTGGCGTTTGCATGGGCGGTAAGCTGTTGCCGGGCCGCAGTTCCTGCGACGAGGGCTGGTACTGCAGCAGCACAGGCGCTGCCGAAGGCAAGCCTTGTGTGGTGGCTTGTGACCCATCTGAGGTGGATGTCTGTGATAAAGTTTCCGAGGAGCCTagctcaacaacaactgcaagccCTACCACAGAGACCACAGATATCCCTACAACGGAGCcaaacaccagcagcagcagcagcagtagcagcagcagcagtagcagcagtagcagtagcagcagcgccgtTACGGACTCTAGCCCAGATTCGAGCACGAACCCAGTCACTTCACCAGTTACCACCTCAACGGAGACCACAGTTACCACTGAACCGACTGAGCCGACTCCAGCGGCCTTCAATCCCAATACTTACTGTGGTGGCATTCAGCGCGCCGGTCGTTTTGCCATGCCCAATGACACTGTCTGCAATAG CTTTGTCCTATGCAGCTTCAGAGCAAGCGCCTGGACTGGCGTTGTCCGCCAATGTGCAGCTGACAAACCGTTcttcaatgctgctgccaataTAAATACTTGTAGCACCATCCGACCCACGGCTGCTGGCTGTGTTTaa
- the LOC117134800 gene encoding uncharacterized protein LOC117134800 — translation MCYKIQSRMQWVCVLMLFCLAGHTAWAACNVCQTNQVACMNSTSFYLCFGEGTPNTDNLYSCLAGFQCSDRAAICIQKNAQVPPSCGDTSKCGQCSAHRNFKFACHSRGIFQMCVGAAQPTGVYGECPAGKVCDANSDEVCVPEVPGQVPNSM, via the exons ATGTGCTACAAAATTCAAAGCCGTATGCAGTGGGTGTGCGTG CTAATGCTATTTTGTTTGGCTGGACACACAGCTTGGGCAGCTTGTAATGTTTGCCAAACAAATCAAGTAGCCTGCATGAACTCGACCTCGTTCTATTTGTGCTTTGGTG AGGGCACACCCAACACtgataatttatatagttgcCTGGCTGGCTTTCAGTGCAGTGATCGTGCTGCCATCTGCATACAAAAGAACGCTCAAGTGCCGCCGAGTTGTGGCGACACCTCGAAGTGCGGCCAGTGCAGCGCCCATCGGAACTTCAAGTTTGCCTGCCATAGTCGTGGAATATTTCAGATGTGCGTGGGTGCTGCGCAGCCGACGGGTGTCTATGGCGAATGCCCCGCGGGCAAGGTGTGCGACGCCAATAGCGATGAGGTCTGCGTGCCTGAAGTTCCAGGACAAGTCCCAAACTCCATGTAA